One segment of Brassica napus cultivar Da-Ae chromosome C3, Da-Ae, whole genome shotgun sequence DNA contains the following:
- the LOC106390070 gene encoding protein SMAX1-LIKE 4-like isoform X2, whose translation MRTGAYTVHQTLTPEAASVLKQSLTLARRRGHSQVTPLHVASTLLTSTRSNLFRRACLKSHPLTALGRQMAHPSLHCRALELCFNVALNRLPTNPNPLFQTQPSLSNALVAALKRAQAHQRRGCVEQQQSQQNQPFLAVKVELEQLVVSILDDPSVSRVMREAGLSSVSVKGNIDDDSSVVSPVFYGSSSSVGVFSSPCSPTSSENNQGGGTLSPNPSKIWHGHLTNHHSFEQNPFFHFPKGKTFAPDHVREDANPVIEVLLGKKNNKKRNTVIVGDSVSLTEGVVAKLMGRIERGEVPDDLKQTHFIKFQFSQVGLNFMNKEDIEGQVRELKRKVDSFTSWSSKGVIVCLGDLNWAVWSGQNSASSSQYSAADHLVEEIGRLVYEYSNSGAKVWLLGTASYQTYMRCQMKQPPLDVQWALQAVSIPSGELSLTLHASSGHSSEMAPQVMEMKPFRVKEEGSGQEEEDDKLNFCGECAFNYEKEAKAFISAQHKILPPWLQPHGDNNNINQKDELSGLRKKWNRFCQALHHMKPGMTTQRFGWRAEESSSAFVDSSGVKQNSRASSSVAKFRRQNSCTIEFSFGTNNQEGLKKNLTDELSLDGFKISNDEGVEAKITLALGHSPFPSDDEEEPERSTTMRGLSEKLQENIPWQRGVLPSVVEAMEEFVKRSTRRDTWMLLSGNDVSAKRRLALTVTTSLFGSVDNMLKINLKTSKASEAYEELEKALKNGEKVVVLIEGVDLADDRFMELLVDRVEAGKSGDLDDSQGKKSHMIFLLTREDDECEDNEHVVIPMVLKCKKLSSGLVNNKRKPESDAVSTMVKMKYPRIQEEEDVACDISNIKKEFSRQLSFGSNALDLNLRVDAAEQEEEAAAKSATQERFLDSIKNRFDFTVLSNEDITKFFVTKIKDSCEEILGQHEERFGFTVEPELIEKFYRGCGFFANGLFEEWVKDVFQTGLVTVKNGGKEGISVINLCLRGIDMIDQGEVYEEEGFMGTCLPNRIQVFFVD comes from the exons ATGCGTACAGGGGCTTATACCGTGCACCAGACACTAACACCAGAGGCTGCTTCAGTTTTGAAGCAATCTCTAACCTTAGCAAGAAGGAGAGGCCATTCTCAGGTCACTCCACTTCACGTAGCTTCAACGCTTTTAACTTCAACAAGATCGAATCTTTTCCGACGGGCATGTCTAAAGTCTCATCCTTTGACAGCCCTCGGCCGACAAATGGCTCACCCTTCTCTCCATTGCCGAGCCCTCGAGCTCTGTTTCAACGTTGCTCTCAACAGGCTTCCCACGAATCCAAACCCTCTGTTTCAGACCCAGCCTTCGCTCTCCAACGCTTTGGTCGCGGCTCTGAAGAGAGCACAGGCGCATCAGAGGAGAGGGTGCGTGGAGCAGCAGCAGAGCCAGCAGAACCAACCTTTCTTGGCGGTTAAGGTTGAACTCGAGCAGCTCGTCGTGTCGATTCTTGATGATCCTAGTGTGAGCAGAGTGATGAGAGAAGCTGGACTCTCTAGCGTCTCGGTGAAGGGTAACATAGATGATGACTCCTCTGTTGTCTCCCCTGTTTTCTATggatcttcttcctctgttggTGTCTTCTCTTCTCCATGCTCTCCTACTTCTAGTGAAAACAATCAAGGAGGAGGGACTCTAAGCCCTAACCCTAGTAAGATATGGCATGGTCACTTGACCAATCATCACTCTTTTGAGCAGAACCCTTTCTTCCACTTCCCTAAAGGCAAAACATTTGCTCCAGATCATGTGAGAGAAGACGCAAACCCGGTCATTGAAGTGCTTCTTGGGAAGAAAAACAACAAGAAGAGGAACACCGTCATAGTTGGAGACTCTGTCTCTCTAACAGAAGGAGTGGTTGCAAAGCTCATGGGAAGAATAGAGAGAGGAGAAGTTCCAGATGATTTAAAGCAAACTCACTTCATCAAGTTTCAGTTCTCACAAGTTGGGTTGAACTTCATGAACAAGGAGGATATAGAGGGACAAGTGAGGGAGCTGAAGAGGAAAGTTGATTCATTCACATCTTGGAGTAGCAAAGGTGTGATTGTTTGTCTTGGGGATCTGAATTGGGCAGTGTGGAGCGGCCAAAACAGCGCATCATCATCGCAGTACAGCGCGGCGGATCATCTAGTGGAGGAGATAGGGAGATTGGTTTATGAGTATAGCAACTCAGGAGCTAAAGTTTGGCTCTTGGGAACAGCTTCTTACCAAACATACATGAGGTGTCAAATGAAGCAGCCACCACTTGATGTTCAATGGGCTCTTCAAGCTGTTTCAATTCCTTCAGGAGAACTTTCACTAACTCTCCATGCTTCCAG TGGTCACAGTTCTGAGATGGCTCCTCAAGTGATGGAGATGAAGCCTTTTAGAGTTAAGGAAGAAGGATCaggacaagaagaggaagatgataAACTAAACTTTTGTGGAGAATGTGCTTTTAACTATGAGAAAGAAGCAAAAGCATTTATATCAGCTCAGCACAAAATATTACCACCTTGGCTACAACCTCATGGAGACAACAACAACATTAACCAAAAG GATGAATTGAGTGGACTGAGGAAGAAATGGAACCGGTTTTGTCAAGCTCTTCACCACATGAAACCCGGTATGACTACTCAAAGATTTGGCTGGAGAGCGGAAGAGAGCAGCTCTGCTTTTGTGGACTCGTCAGGTGTAAAACAAAACTCACGTGCATCTAGCTCGGTGGCCAAGTTCAGACGGCAGAACTCGTGTACTATTGAGTTTAGTTTCGGAACTAACAATCAAGAAGGTCTAAAGAAGAATCTAACCGATGAGTTGAGTTTGGATGGATTCAAGATTAGCAATGATGAAGGTGTGGAAGCCAAGATTACTCTTGCACTTGGTCATTCTCCATTTCCatctgatgatgaagaagaaccaGAGAGATCCACTACAATGAGGGGGTTATCAGAAAAGCTTCAAGAGAACATTCCATGGCAAAGGGGAGTTCTTCCTTCAGTCGTTGAAGCCATGGAAGAGTTTGTAAAGAGGAGTACGAGGAGAGATACTTGGATGCTGCTTTCGGGGAACGATGTTTCTGCGAAAAGAAGATTGGCTCTCACAGTCACAACTTCCCTTTTCGGGTCAGTCGATAACATGTTGAAGATTAACCTGAAAACATCCAAGGCAAGTGAAGCATACGAGGAGCTCGAAAAGGcgttgaaaaacggagaaaagGTTGTCGTTTTGATAGAGGGAGTTGATTTAGCCGACGACCGGTTCATGGAGCTCCTTGTAGATAGAGTTGAGGCTGGAAAGTCCGGAGATTTGGATGATTCTCAAGGGAAGAAGAGCCACATGATCTTCCTTTTGACGAGAGAAGACGATGAATGTGAAGACAACGAACATGTTGTCATACCAATGGTGCTGAAGTGTAAGAAATTGAGTTCCGGTTTGGTAAACAACAAGAGAAAACCGGAATCTGACGCTGTGTCGACGATGGTTAAGATGAAGTATCCGAGAATCCAAGAAGAGGAGGATGTGGCTTGCGACATAAGCAACATCAAGAAAGAGTTCTCAAGGCAGTTGAGTTTCGGATCAAATGCTCTTGACCTTAACTTAAGAGTCGACGCCGCAGAGCAAGAAGAGGAAGCAGCAGCGAAATCAGCCACTCAAGAACGTTTTCTTGATTCGATCAAGAACCGGTTTGATTTCACTGTTTTGTCCAACGAAGATATAACCAAGTTTTTCGTGACGAAGATCAAAGATTCTTGTGAAGAGATCCTCGGGCAACATGAAGAGAGATTCGGGTTTACCGTCGAACCCGAACTGATCGAGAAGTTCTACAGAGGGTGTGGGTTTTTTGCTAACGGTTTGTTTGAAGAGTGGGTGAAAGATGTTTTTCAAACGGGTCTAGTAACGGTCAAAAACGGCGGGAAGGAGGGCATAAGTGTAATTAACCTATGTTTGAGGGGTATAGATATGATTGACCAAGGGGAGGTATACGAGGAGGAAGGATTCATGGGCACATGTCTACCCAACAGAATCCAAGTTTTCTTTGTTGATTAG
- the LOC106390070 gene encoding protein SMAX1-LIKE 4-like isoform X3 produces the protein MRTGAYTVHQTLTPEAASVLKQSLTLARRRGHSQVTPLHVASTLLTSTRSNLFRRACLKSHPLTALGRQMAHPSLHCRALELCFNVALNRLPTNPNPLFQTQPSLSNALVAALKRAQAHQRRGCVEQQQSQQNQPFLAVKVELEQLVVSILDDPSVSRVMREAGLSSVSVKGNIDDDSSVVSPVFYGSSSSVGVFSSPCSPTSSENNQGGGTLSPNPSKIWHGHLTNHHSFEQNPFFHFPKGKTFAPDHVREDANPVIEVLLGKKNNKKRNTVIVGDSVSLTEGVVAKLMGRIERGEVPDDLKQTHFIKFQFSQVGLNFMNKEDIEGQVRELKRKVDSFTSWSSKGVIVCLGDLNWAVWSGQNSASSSQYSAADHLVEEIGRLVYEYSNSGAKVWLLGTASYQTYMRCQMKQPPLDVQWALQAVSIPSGELSLTLHASSSEMAPQVMEMKPFRVKEEGSGQEEEDDKLNFCGECAFNYEKEAKAFISAQHKILPPWLQPHGDNNNINQKFQDELSGLRKKWNRFCQALHHMKPGMTTQRFGWRAEESSSAFVDSSGVKQNSRASSSVAKFRRQNSCTIEFSFGTNNQEGLKKNLTDELSLDGFKISNDEGVEAKITLALGHSPFPSDDEEEPERSTTMRGLSEKLQENIPWQRGVLPSVVEAMEEFVKRSTRRDTWMLLSGNDVSAKRRLALTVTTSLFGSVDNMLKINLKTSKASEAYEELEKALKNGEKVVVLIEGVDLADDRFMELLVDRVEAGKSGDLDDSQGKKSHMIFLLTREDDECEDNEHVVIPMVLKCKKLSSGLVNNKRKPESDAVSTMVKMKYPRIQEEEDVACDISNIKKEFSRQLSFGSNALDLNLRVDAAEQEEEAAAKSATQERFLDSIKNRFDFTVLSNEDITKFFVTKIKDSCEEILGQHEERFGFTVEPELIEKFYRGCGFFANGLFEEWVKDVFQTGLVTVKNGGKEGISVINLCLRGIDMIDQGEVYEEEGFMGTCLPNRIQVFFVD, from the exons ATGCGTACAGGGGCTTATACCGTGCACCAGACACTAACACCAGAGGCTGCTTCAGTTTTGAAGCAATCTCTAACCTTAGCAAGAAGGAGAGGCCATTCTCAGGTCACTCCACTTCACGTAGCTTCAACGCTTTTAACTTCAACAAGATCGAATCTTTTCCGACGGGCATGTCTAAAGTCTCATCCTTTGACAGCCCTCGGCCGACAAATGGCTCACCCTTCTCTCCATTGCCGAGCCCTCGAGCTCTGTTTCAACGTTGCTCTCAACAGGCTTCCCACGAATCCAAACCCTCTGTTTCAGACCCAGCCTTCGCTCTCCAACGCTTTGGTCGCGGCTCTGAAGAGAGCACAGGCGCATCAGAGGAGAGGGTGCGTGGAGCAGCAGCAGAGCCAGCAGAACCAACCTTTCTTGGCGGTTAAGGTTGAACTCGAGCAGCTCGTCGTGTCGATTCTTGATGATCCTAGTGTGAGCAGAGTGATGAGAGAAGCTGGACTCTCTAGCGTCTCGGTGAAGGGTAACATAGATGATGACTCCTCTGTTGTCTCCCCTGTTTTCTATggatcttcttcctctgttggTGTCTTCTCTTCTCCATGCTCTCCTACTTCTAGTGAAAACAATCAAGGAGGAGGGACTCTAAGCCCTAACCCTAGTAAGATATGGCATGGTCACTTGACCAATCATCACTCTTTTGAGCAGAACCCTTTCTTCCACTTCCCTAAAGGCAAAACATTTGCTCCAGATCATGTGAGAGAAGACGCAAACCCGGTCATTGAAGTGCTTCTTGGGAAGAAAAACAACAAGAAGAGGAACACCGTCATAGTTGGAGACTCTGTCTCTCTAACAGAAGGAGTGGTTGCAAAGCTCATGGGAAGAATAGAGAGAGGAGAAGTTCCAGATGATTTAAAGCAAACTCACTTCATCAAGTTTCAGTTCTCACAAGTTGGGTTGAACTTCATGAACAAGGAGGATATAGAGGGACAAGTGAGGGAGCTGAAGAGGAAAGTTGATTCATTCACATCTTGGAGTAGCAAAGGTGTGATTGTTTGTCTTGGGGATCTGAATTGGGCAGTGTGGAGCGGCCAAAACAGCGCATCATCATCGCAGTACAGCGCGGCGGATCATCTAGTGGAGGAGATAGGGAGATTGGTTTATGAGTATAGCAACTCAGGAGCTAAAGTTTGGCTCTTGGGAACAGCTTCTTACCAAACATACATGAGGTGTCAAATGAAGCAGCCACCACTTGATGTTCAATGGGCTCTTCAAGCTGTTTCAATTCCTTCAGGAGAACTTTCACTAACTCTCCATGCTTCCAG TTCTGAGATGGCTCCTCAAGTGATGGAGATGAAGCCTTTTAGAGTTAAGGAAGAAGGATCaggacaagaagaggaagatgataAACTAAACTTTTGTGGAGAATGTGCTTTTAACTATGAGAAAGAAGCAAAAGCATTTATATCAGCTCAGCACAAAATATTACCACCTTGGCTACAACCTCATGGAGACAACAACAACATTAACCAAAAG TTTCAGGATGAATTGAGTGGACTGAGGAAGAAATGGAACCGGTTTTGTCAAGCTCTTCACCACATGAAACCCGGTATGACTACTCAAAGATTTGGCTGGAGAGCGGAAGAGAGCAGCTCTGCTTTTGTGGACTCGTCAGGTGTAAAACAAAACTCACGTGCATCTAGCTCGGTGGCCAAGTTCAGACGGCAGAACTCGTGTACTATTGAGTTTAGTTTCGGAACTAACAATCAAGAAGGTCTAAAGAAGAATCTAACCGATGAGTTGAGTTTGGATGGATTCAAGATTAGCAATGATGAAGGTGTGGAAGCCAAGATTACTCTTGCACTTGGTCATTCTCCATTTCCatctgatgatgaagaagaaccaGAGAGATCCACTACAATGAGGGGGTTATCAGAAAAGCTTCAAGAGAACATTCCATGGCAAAGGGGAGTTCTTCCTTCAGTCGTTGAAGCCATGGAAGAGTTTGTAAAGAGGAGTACGAGGAGAGATACTTGGATGCTGCTTTCGGGGAACGATGTTTCTGCGAAAAGAAGATTGGCTCTCACAGTCACAACTTCCCTTTTCGGGTCAGTCGATAACATGTTGAAGATTAACCTGAAAACATCCAAGGCAAGTGAAGCATACGAGGAGCTCGAAAAGGcgttgaaaaacggagaaaagGTTGTCGTTTTGATAGAGGGAGTTGATTTAGCCGACGACCGGTTCATGGAGCTCCTTGTAGATAGAGTTGAGGCTGGAAAGTCCGGAGATTTGGATGATTCTCAAGGGAAGAAGAGCCACATGATCTTCCTTTTGACGAGAGAAGACGATGAATGTGAAGACAACGAACATGTTGTCATACCAATGGTGCTGAAGTGTAAGAAATTGAGTTCCGGTTTGGTAAACAACAAGAGAAAACCGGAATCTGACGCTGTGTCGACGATGGTTAAGATGAAGTATCCGAGAATCCAAGAAGAGGAGGATGTGGCTTGCGACATAAGCAACATCAAGAAAGAGTTCTCAAGGCAGTTGAGTTTCGGATCAAATGCTCTTGACCTTAACTTAAGAGTCGACGCCGCAGAGCAAGAAGAGGAAGCAGCAGCGAAATCAGCCACTCAAGAACGTTTTCTTGATTCGATCAAGAACCGGTTTGATTTCACTGTTTTGTCCAACGAAGATATAACCAAGTTTTTCGTGACGAAGATCAAAGATTCTTGTGAAGAGATCCTCGGGCAACATGAAGAGAGATTCGGGTTTACCGTCGAACCCGAACTGATCGAGAAGTTCTACAGAGGGTGTGGGTTTTTTGCTAACGGTTTGTTTGAAGAGTGGGTGAAAGATGTTTTTCAAACGGGTCTAGTAACGGTCAAAAACGGCGGGAAGGAGGGCATAAGTGTAATTAACCTATGTTTGAGGGGTATAGATATGATTGACCAAGGGGAGGTATACGAGGAGGAAGGATTCATGGGCACATGTCTACCCAACAGAATCCAAGTTTTCTTTGTTGATTAG
- the LOC106390070 gene encoding protein SMAX1-LIKE 4-like isoform X4 produces MRTGAYTVHQTLTPEAASVLKQSLTLARRRGHSQVTPLHVASTLLTSTRSNLFRRACLKSHPLTALGRQMAHPSLHCRALELCFNVALNRLPTNPNPLFQTQPSLSNALVAALKRAQAHQRRGCVEQQQSQQNQPFLAVKVELEQLVVSILDDPSVSRVMREAGLSSVSVKGNIDDDSSVVSPVFYGSSSSVGVFSSPCSPTSSENNQGGGTLSPNPSKIWHGHLTNHHSFEQNPFFHFPKGKTFAPDHVREDANPVIEVLLGKKNNKKRNTVIVGDSVSLTEGVVAKLMGRIERGEVPDDLKQTHFIKFQFSQVGLNFMNKEDIEGQVRELKRKVDSFTSWSSKGVIVCLGDLNWAVWSGQNSASSSQYSAADHLVEEIGRLVYEYSNSGAKVWLLGTASYQTYMRCQMKQPPLDVQWALQAVSIPSGELSLTLHASSSEMAPQVMEMKPFRVKEEGSGQEEEDDKLNFCGECAFNYEKEAKAFISAQHKILPPWLQPHGDNNNINQKDELSGLRKKWNRFCQALHHMKPGMTTQRFGWRAEESSSAFVDSSGVKQNSRASSSVAKFRRQNSCTIEFSFGTNNQEGLKKNLTDELSLDGFKISNDEGVEAKITLALGHSPFPSDDEEEPERSTTMRGLSEKLQENIPWQRGVLPSVVEAMEEFVKRSTRRDTWMLLSGNDVSAKRRLALTVTTSLFGSVDNMLKINLKTSKASEAYEELEKALKNGEKVVVLIEGVDLADDRFMELLVDRVEAGKSGDLDDSQGKKSHMIFLLTREDDECEDNEHVVIPMVLKCKKLSSGLVNNKRKPESDAVSTMVKMKYPRIQEEEDVACDISNIKKEFSRQLSFGSNALDLNLRVDAAEQEEEAAAKSATQERFLDSIKNRFDFTVLSNEDITKFFVTKIKDSCEEILGQHEERFGFTVEPELIEKFYRGCGFFANGLFEEWVKDVFQTGLVTVKNGGKEGISVINLCLRGIDMIDQGEVYEEEGFMGTCLPNRIQVFFVD; encoded by the exons ATGCGTACAGGGGCTTATACCGTGCACCAGACACTAACACCAGAGGCTGCTTCAGTTTTGAAGCAATCTCTAACCTTAGCAAGAAGGAGAGGCCATTCTCAGGTCACTCCACTTCACGTAGCTTCAACGCTTTTAACTTCAACAAGATCGAATCTTTTCCGACGGGCATGTCTAAAGTCTCATCCTTTGACAGCCCTCGGCCGACAAATGGCTCACCCTTCTCTCCATTGCCGAGCCCTCGAGCTCTGTTTCAACGTTGCTCTCAACAGGCTTCCCACGAATCCAAACCCTCTGTTTCAGACCCAGCCTTCGCTCTCCAACGCTTTGGTCGCGGCTCTGAAGAGAGCACAGGCGCATCAGAGGAGAGGGTGCGTGGAGCAGCAGCAGAGCCAGCAGAACCAACCTTTCTTGGCGGTTAAGGTTGAACTCGAGCAGCTCGTCGTGTCGATTCTTGATGATCCTAGTGTGAGCAGAGTGATGAGAGAAGCTGGACTCTCTAGCGTCTCGGTGAAGGGTAACATAGATGATGACTCCTCTGTTGTCTCCCCTGTTTTCTATggatcttcttcctctgttggTGTCTTCTCTTCTCCATGCTCTCCTACTTCTAGTGAAAACAATCAAGGAGGAGGGACTCTAAGCCCTAACCCTAGTAAGATATGGCATGGTCACTTGACCAATCATCACTCTTTTGAGCAGAACCCTTTCTTCCACTTCCCTAAAGGCAAAACATTTGCTCCAGATCATGTGAGAGAAGACGCAAACCCGGTCATTGAAGTGCTTCTTGGGAAGAAAAACAACAAGAAGAGGAACACCGTCATAGTTGGAGACTCTGTCTCTCTAACAGAAGGAGTGGTTGCAAAGCTCATGGGAAGAATAGAGAGAGGAGAAGTTCCAGATGATTTAAAGCAAACTCACTTCATCAAGTTTCAGTTCTCACAAGTTGGGTTGAACTTCATGAACAAGGAGGATATAGAGGGACAAGTGAGGGAGCTGAAGAGGAAAGTTGATTCATTCACATCTTGGAGTAGCAAAGGTGTGATTGTTTGTCTTGGGGATCTGAATTGGGCAGTGTGGAGCGGCCAAAACAGCGCATCATCATCGCAGTACAGCGCGGCGGATCATCTAGTGGAGGAGATAGGGAGATTGGTTTATGAGTATAGCAACTCAGGAGCTAAAGTTTGGCTCTTGGGAACAGCTTCTTACCAAACATACATGAGGTGTCAAATGAAGCAGCCACCACTTGATGTTCAATGGGCTCTTCAAGCTGTTTCAATTCCTTCAGGAGAACTTTCACTAACTCTCCATGCTTCCAG TTCTGAGATGGCTCCTCAAGTGATGGAGATGAAGCCTTTTAGAGTTAAGGAAGAAGGATCaggacaagaagaggaagatgataAACTAAACTTTTGTGGAGAATGTGCTTTTAACTATGAGAAAGAAGCAAAAGCATTTATATCAGCTCAGCACAAAATATTACCACCTTGGCTACAACCTCATGGAGACAACAACAACATTAACCAAAAG GATGAATTGAGTGGACTGAGGAAGAAATGGAACCGGTTTTGTCAAGCTCTTCACCACATGAAACCCGGTATGACTACTCAAAGATTTGGCTGGAGAGCGGAAGAGAGCAGCTCTGCTTTTGTGGACTCGTCAGGTGTAAAACAAAACTCACGTGCATCTAGCTCGGTGGCCAAGTTCAGACGGCAGAACTCGTGTACTATTGAGTTTAGTTTCGGAACTAACAATCAAGAAGGTCTAAAGAAGAATCTAACCGATGAGTTGAGTTTGGATGGATTCAAGATTAGCAATGATGAAGGTGTGGAAGCCAAGATTACTCTTGCACTTGGTCATTCTCCATTTCCatctgatgatgaagaagaaccaGAGAGATCCACTACAATGAGGGGGTTATCAGAAAAGCTTCAAGAGAACATTCCATGGCAAAGGGGAGTTCTTCCTTCAGTCGTTGAAGCCATGGAAGAGTTTGTAAAGAGGAGTACGAGGAGAGATACTTGGATGCTGCTTTCGGGGAACGATGTTTCTGCGAAAAGAAGATTGGCTCTCACAGTCACAACTTCCCTTTTCGGGTCAGTCGATAACATGTTGAAGATTAACCTGAAAACATCCAAGGCAAGTGAAGCATACGAGGAGCTCGAAAAGGcgttgaaaaacggagaaaagGTTGTCGTTTTGATAGAGGGAGTTGATTTAGCCGACGACCGGTTCATGGAGCTCCTTGTAGATAGAGTTGAGGCTGGAAAGTCCGGAGATTTGGATGATTCTCAAGGGAAGAAGAGCCACATGATCTTCCTTTTGACGAGAGAAGACGATGAATGTGAAGACAACGAACATGTTGTCATACCAATGGTGCTGAAGTGTAAGAAATTGAGTTCCGGTTTGGTAAACAACAAGAGAAAACCGGAATCTGACGCTGTGTCGACGATGGTTAAGATGAAGTATCCGAGAATCCAAGAAGAGGAGGATGTGGCTTGCGACATAAGCAACATCAAGAAAGAGTTCTCAAGGCAGTTGAGTTTCGGATCAAATGCTCTTGACCTTAACTTAAGAGTCGACGCCGCAGAGCAAGAAGAGGAAGCAGCAGCGAAATCAGCCACTCAAGAACGTTTTCTTGATTCGATCAAGAACCGGTTTGATTTCACTGTTTTGTCCAACGAAGATATAACCAAGTTTTTCGTGACGAAGATCAAAGATTCTTGTGAAGAGATCCTCGGGCAACATGAAGAGAGATTCGGGTTTACCGTCGAACCCGAACTGATCGAGAAGTTCTACAGAGGGTGTGGGTTTTTTGCTAACGGTTTGTTTGAAGAGTGGGTGAAAGATGTTTTTCAAACGGGTCTAGTAACGGTCAAAAACGGCGGGAAGGAGGGCATAAGTGTAATTAACCTATGTTTGAGGGGTATAGATATGATTGACCAAGGGGAGGTATACGAGGAGGAAGGATTCATGGGCACATGTCTACCCAACAGAATCCAAGTTTTCTTTGTTGATTAG